tatccttgcatctatctcaaatgttctacagtaTCAAaagcaggatgtagaactagcttcggacattatgcatagtctaaaggagatgtttggtgagcagggccgttcagcaaggcaagaaaccatgaggcaaatttataataccaagaTGGCTGAAGATACTTCAAttagggagcattgtcttacaatgatctctaatctgaatacattagaggttttaggtgccgacattgatggagaatcccaagtggatatgatactctagtcactatCGGAATCGTTCAAGGAATTCggactgaattataatatgaaaaaaaattttattctttgtctgaattaatgaatgagttagtggcggcggaaggcatccttggtacttctagtgttgaagccaatgtgggtgaagcttttacttctcaacctaagtcaaaaggcaagggtaagaagaagaagaaggacttcttTAAAcaagagggtaagcaaattgccttaggggttgccgacaaaggaaagaagctcaaaggaaagtgtttccattatgGTGAAAAAgaacattggaagagaaattgtccaaagtttaaggctgccaagaacaagggtatgaaaactgcttttcttcttgaaatatgtttggtacagaatcccacggattcctggtgtgtggattcaggttgtactaatcatatctgcaattctttgcagagGTTTCAAGAGActagaaagttgaatgaaggagaattgtttcttaccttagcggatgggagtagagttccagttgtagctgttggtgttgttaatttatgtttcgagtctagggttttaatattgcaagACTGTTTGTTTGTActtaatgttcgtaggaatttaatttctgctacttacttaggtaaacatgggtattgtattatcctaaaagacagtgctgtaataaagaaggataaaatatttatctgttctggcaatattgtggatggtctttatattttaactcctgataagcatgaattatacaattctgaattagataataattcacatgtgaaatcattaaagaggaagtttccttctactagtgaagcttatctttggcacttgcgtttgggtcatattaattcaaacagaattcaaagacttatcaaagatggactcttggggcccatggactttgatgaatttctagtttgtgaatcttgtttggaaggtaaaataaccaaacgaccttttaatgcaaaaggtagaagagctcaagatttgctagaactagtacattctgatgtatgtggtcctatgtcaatccaagcaagaggtggttatGAGTTTTTCATCaccttcactgatgattactctagatttggttatgtgtacctaatgaaacggaagttcgaagcttttgacaagtttaaagagtttagggctgaagttgagaatcaattggttaaacgcataaaggtcattcaatttgatcgaggtggcgaataccttcttggggatttcaaagattacctaattcaaaatgggattatatcccaattgactgcacttggaactccacaacaaaatggtgtggcagaaagaaggaataggactcttttagatatggttagattcATGATAAGTTATTtgactttaccaatttctttttggagaTATTCTtaagtactgcaatgtatcttctgaatttagtaccttcgaagtctgttcctaaaacacctataaagttgtggaatgggcgtaagcctagtatgagacatctccatatttggggctgtccagcacatgtgtaaAAGGAAAGTcggacaagttacagtctaaaacagaagttgttttctttgtagggtatccaaaatgaatagttggaggtttattctatagttataaggataataaagtgtttgttagcacaaataccaaattcttgaaaaatgactatatgaataattttactcctagaagtagagttgtcttacctgaaatgaatgaacctgtagttaaacaaccaatagatgaaactagggatgaagtggttgtattggatacaccacaagatactattCATGAGATATCTAGTACACAAGAgtctcgtcgtagtgggagaattgtttggcctcctgtgagattcataggtttgggagaaacttatgaagctatctcaaaagaggctgaatcaaatccttacacttatgatgaaacaataaatgatatagatgcacatcattgggcccaagctatgaaatttgaattagattccatgtactccaatcaagtttgggatcttgtaaaggcgcctaacggcattaaacctgttggttgcaaatgggtttacaagaggaagagagggatagatggaaaggttgaaacctttaaagtaagactagtggcgaaaaggtatacacaaaaagaagacattgactatgatgaaactttttcgccaatagccatgcttaaatctaccagaattctcttatccattgctgttcattatgattatgagatttggcaaatggatgtcaagactgcatttcttagtggcaatcttgaagaggaaatctatatgttgcaattggaaggtttcatagcaaagaaccaagagcatatggtatgcaagttgaaaaggtccatttatggacttaagcaagcatctaggtcacggaacatcagatttgatcaagtaatcaaatcatttggttttgaacaaaatcttgatgaaccatatgTGTACAAGAGACATCAGGAcgaagtagtaatgttcctagtgctttatgtagatgacattctactcattggaaatgatgtaggggtaatgtcatcggttaaaatttggttgtcaagccaatttgatatgaaggacttgggcgaagataactatattctagggatcaagctttggcgagatcgaaagaataggatgttgggtttgtcacaagctggatatgtagataaggttctagaacagtttagcatgcaaaacttcaagaaatgattacttccttttagacatggagttcctccgtctaatgaccaaaggcctaagactcaagaggaagtaAATATGATGAGataagttccttatgcttcaaCTGTGgaaagtctcatgtatgccatgctttgtactagacgagatatttgttattcaattggcatggtcagtcgatatcaatcaaatccaagacataaacattggcaagctgtaaagcatattctcaagtatcttaggagaacaagagattatatgcttgtttaccggtatgaggatttgattcccattggctatagagattcaaattttcagtcggatctagatttcagaaaatccacgtcgggttgtgttttcaccttgggaggtggagccaaaagttggaggagtgttaagcaatcttgcattgctgactccaccatggaagccgaatatgttgctgcttgtgaagcagcaaaggaggctgtttggctcaagaaattcctttctgatcttggtgttgtgagaattgagcaagtttccatcacattgttttacgacaatagtggagcggttgcacaatccaaggatccaaggaatcacaagaaaggaatgcacatagagagaaagtatcacatcattcgagacattgttgctcgtggagatatGATaatagcaaagattgatggcgCAAAGAATCTGGcggatccttttaccaaaaccttgccctaaaggactttcgagtcacatttggaggagataagagttagattagtgcacaatagtctttaggtcaagtgagagattgttaggattagtgcccttaaatcccattgtatgatgctatgtatgttattatgtatgatttaatgttgtgattaataaagttgttttattataatctaaaataatggtaacatgaatattcagacattatcatatagtccatgagatgcatattatgtgatttatgtgatttagtcacagaagatataagtcacaagttctttgtaaactcagaattttagttcgtagtcggtaatgaaattgggtgtttcatctgcgaagactataacatatcaactaagatgatatgttgatatgttttaagagttaagacatattaaactggaccgctatgagatttattgttctcctaacgactgtcaaataaataataaatctcacgacttctatttgcatgaacttttaatcctaagagaataatggacctgatcatgaaatgtaggttgctctGATATATCTagagtgagatctaaggtaacggtcaaaatctcagtatgttgggcagccgcatttagtgttgatagaacatgtattctcaagatggaatttatagtctcttaacggagatacaaaatattccattgagataagtttaatgggtttgttattcagaatgttaggcctaactactttggtaaatagttactatagtttatatatttatggaattggattttataaatatataatgaataacataaagggttaaaccgggtactcaaggattaagatgtagtaatctacaaagtagCAGTCTATATCCATGACTTAtaattactacgaatattttatgaaggggttgcatgtacaataaagttttgggatataatttataaataaggcctagagtgcaattatatttatatagtgacattaaatataattaatggtaactttgaacttgtcaagagttgacagaaaagcccaaggcccattagagctagtgtcttattggtcccttttggtcccactccaagccacacacttaaacccaattggaaaggcccaaaaggctagcccaattagataatcagttagatacaaagagagaaacatacaaaaatttctgtagagaatttaaaaaaaaaacactattgcgaagtggtgtaagaaatgttagacactttgacattctccctttggaattgattgagagaccacacattttgggcgttagtggaattagagtgaagatcaaaagtatttccaagtgcttccgatctttgttttgaaattcaacacaccaaggtacgctctcttgttcttgaattctgaaacttacatagtacatgttatcaattgtgaatgaagtagatccattaaattTCCGATGCGTATGTTTTATATGAGATtcaaaccatgtttaatcctatTATCCTACACTTTCCTCCTTTTTTCTGACTAATATGGTGCATAGTCTCAAAGGTTACAAGTACATTATCAGTAATTAACCTCCCATGTACAAAGGCACTTTGGGTATCACTAATAATTGAAGGTAGAATTTTCTTAAGCCTATGTGCCATGGttttttatgcaattttgtACACCATATTGCACAAGCTAATAGGCCTATAGTCAATAACCTTCTTTGGATTCTTAACTTTTGGGATTAAGACAATGTGAGTTTTATTGAAATCAGGAGGACAAATACCATGGTTTGGGAATTCCATTACTGTTGCTGTGACCACCTCACCGCATGTCGGCCAGAATTGCTGGAAGAATAGAAGAGGCATACCATCCGGTCCTAGCGCCTTCGCTGGGTACATTTGCTTTAAAGCCACCTTGACCTCTGCTGTGTTGAAATCTCTGGTAAGTACCTGGTTCATAGAAGCAGTCACCTTTGGCTGGACTGTTTGGATCATCTCTGAGAACTCTGTTGGGTGACTCGTAGTAAACAAGTCCTTATAATAATCCATTACCACTTCCTCCACCTTACCCTCATCTTAATGCCACGCCTCATTTGCATCCATGATACCCTCTATGGAATTCTTCTTGTGCCTAGCAGAAGCTTTTGCATGAAAAAAACTTGTGTTTCTATCCCTTGATTGGAGCCAGTTGAGCCTTGACTGTTGCCTCCACATGTCAGCCTCTTTGTCCAGCCAGCAATTTAGTTCAACTCGAGTTCTTTTCAGCTCTTGGTTGATCTTCGAGGATGGAGGTTGGAGTTTAACCCATTCAAACCTTTTTTGCACCTCGGACACCCTCCTTCCAACGTGCGCAAACTCCGTCTTATTCCATGCTTCCAATCTGGCCCAACACTTTTCTAAGCAACTCCCTAGCATGCTACCTGAGCTTGTTAACTTCCCCTCCTCCCATGCCTTCTTTACCACCTCTTCACACCTTTGGTATCTCAACCACATCGCTTCAAATCTGAAAGTTTTCCTGGCCTTTTTATTCCTCTGTTTTTGCACCATTTGAAGGGCCAAAGGCGAGTGGTCTGAAACAGAGGACGTAAGATGAAAAAGTTTGGCCTTAGGGAAGATATTAATCCACCTCGGGGTTGCCATTGCTCTGTCCAACCGCTCCTGAATCTGCATCCCATCCTCACATTGGTAGATCCACGTAAATTTTGGGCCAATGAAGCCCAAATCTCGTAGACCACAGTAGTTAATGGCTTCAATAAAATTCTTCATCTGCTGCCTTGGTCTATCACTGCCCCCCTCCTCTGAAGCGCCCGTAATTTCGTTAAAATCACCAATTGTAAGCCATGGTAGTGTTGAGGTTCCTTTTAGGTGTTTAAGTTTTGCCCAAGATTCCGATCGTTCTGCTGTATCTGGATTGCCATAAAACCTCATGAGATGCCACCACCCTATACCTGCTCCACCATCCACTAAAGCGTCAACATGAGATTGAGAGTAAGTCTGGACCTCCACAGTTACTCCTTCCTTCCAAAGTAGAGCTAGCCCACCACTCTTGCCTTCACTTGGTACAATCAAGCCATGTTTCATATTACATTTATCCTTGATATTGTTCATCCACTCTCTGTTTGACTTCGTCTCCATGAGAAAGACAATAATGAGATCTTCATTATTAATCACCTTTTCCAAGGCTTTAACTGACCAGAGGTTCCCAAGCCCCGACAGTTCCAACTTATAAGACTCATTGTTCTCGGCGGAGCTGCTTAGCAGCCTTCGCCAATCCCAAATGTGTCGCCATAAGaatatttaagtttttagtttcctcGTCCAACCTCAGCTTCTTTCCCATGCACGTATTCTCAGAAATACCATCACATTTTCTCTTTGGGCCACCTTTTGTCTCTATTAATTCCATCCTATCCTGAATTTTTGGGTCCTTATAAAGCCTAGTCCAACTTCCAAGTTTTGGGCTTTCCTTAGTTTCCCCTTTAGTTTCTCCATTTCCTATAGCCGGCCCATGTTGGTGTTTAACATTAATTTTACCTTTCCCAGTACTACTTTTAGgcccaaatttattttcttttccttccttaGACTTATCTACCCAGCCCAATTCAAATTTAACTTCCATGGGGAGCATCCTAGAACTTTGAGTTGTCAacttgtcttcttccttttagaACTTTGAGTTGTCAacttgtcttcttcctttttctaaCTCTGTATGGGAAATCCCAAATCTTTAGTTATGCTTCCGTTATTCCCGAAATGTAGATCCTTACCAATCATAGTCAACGATGACTCTGAATTACAAgcttttgaattcaaaaaaatcGGCTTCGTATTGATTGCCTCATCAATGTCCCTAATCATTGCCTCAAAATCCGGGATTTTGTTTTGTGGGCCAACCATGTCAGTTCCATGCATGTGTCCATCTTCCATCTGATCGCCGTCATTGCTCGCCTCTTCCATTGTCATCAGCTTCTCAGGATTGATATCAAGCTCATCAGTGACACTTGAGTGAGCAACCCTAGCCAAATTGAAGACAACTCTAGTGCTATCCGCTGTACCCGTGGTGAATTCCGATGAGTGCTCAGGCCGTCAAAACCTTCACTTGGACTATCGTTTTCCTTGCCGAATTAAACTGAGGAGCTCTGAGCCACGGACCGTATTGTTGCTCCTCTCTCGAAAGCTCACCTTTGCTACTGAGCCACACAACACACTCTTTATCGTCATGTGAGAGGTGACTGCACCAGTAACAAATATTAGGTAGACGTTCGTACATAAACGACACCCACCCTTCTCTTTCGTGATCCCATGTAATCATTCTTCCCCTGCACAGTGGTTTTGTAACGTCTACTGCTACACGAACCTGCATGAAGTTACCACCTTTCATCTCCGCTTCATCCCTCGGCTTTGTGATGATGCCCAAAGTTT
The sequence above is drawn from the Castanea sativa cultivar Marrone di Chiusa Pesio chromosome 5, ASM4071231v1 genome and encodes:
- the LOC142635351 gene encoding uncharacterized protein LOC142635351 is translated as MELIETKGGPKRKCDGISENTCMGKKLRLLSSSAENNESYKLELSGLGNLWSVKALEKVINNEDLIIVFLMETKSNREWMNNIKDKCNMKHGLIVPSEGKSGGLALLWKEGVTVEVQTYSQSHVDALVDGGAGIGWWHLMRFYGNPDTAERSESWAKLKHLKGTSTLPWLTIGDFNEITGASEEGGSDRPRQQMKNFIEAINYCGLRDLGFIGPKFTWIYQCEDGMQIQERLDRAMATPRWINIFPKAKLFHLTSSVSDHSPLALQMVQKQRNKKARKTFRFEAMWLRYQRCEEVVKKAWEEGKLTSSGSMLGSCLEKCWARLEAWNKTEFAHVGRRVSEVQKRFEWVKLQPPSSKINQELKRTRVELNCWLDKEADMWRQQSRLNWLQSRDRNTSFFHAKASARHKKNSIEGIMDANEAWH